A region from the Bdellovibrio bacteriovorus genome encodes:
- a CDS encoding transglycosylase SLT domain-containing protein: MKTGTPLLYKLLLLNLCFSVGWSLGSPVFSTFELASSDKGLSVPFNIDEQPAPIIEHALDQIDKAKNVQNLLGSLNNMSNKNCPDCEKQLANLRYNQCNRQNDYLEKELAQTSQGNSLLSALTRSPIRVNSIIKPMCMRMSMEAKFSASSKSFRQCAANGTTSQAFRPCISENYFKLINNSFDVVSSCMKDFIAPGESEEMQKLDVRAVYALINVESGFHVNAMSGTGAGGIGQFTQPAIQDVNTNELNDIRIALESSKNRLCSRLSMEFLDSMQPIRPQKSYACDRISLKRGNPVTNMIYTYAYLKGVKKDMNSMIFSNRNYKSKFRLSEYDMNKVKRALMVWSHNTGPAGTWTPAKTLLNTYYRNRQVTNADEFINQMQQYMQKFPASANKSSARRKETSSYFPAITKTLNDIEKNAGGGSCVN, from the coding sequence ATGAAAACTGGAACACCACTATTATATAAGCTGTTGTTGTTGAACTTGTGTTTCAGCGTTGGTTGGAGCTTGGGTTCGCCTGTCTTTTCTACGTTCGAGTTAGCTTCAAGTGATAAAGGTCTTTCTGTTCCATTTAATATTGATGAACAGCCAGCCCCCATCATCGAACATGCTCTTGATCAGATTGATAAAGCTAAGAATGTTCAAAACCTTTTAGGTAGTCTGAACAATATGAGCAATAAGAATTGCCCTGACTGCGAAAAACAGTTGGCAAATCTGCGCTACAATCAGTGCAACCGTCAAAATGACTATTTGGAAAAAGAACTTGCACAGACTTCGCAAGGGAACTCATTGCTATCGGCCCTCACTCGCTCCCCTATTCGCGTGAATTCTATTATTAAACCAATGTGCATGCGTATGTCGATGGAAGCAAAATTTTCGGCTAGCAGTAAATCTTTCCGTCAATGCGCTGCGAACGGAACTACCTCTCAAGCATTCCGTCCTTGTATCTCAGAAAACTATTTCAAACTCATCAACAACAGCTTCGACGTTGTCAGCTCGTGCATGAAGGACTTCATTGCTCCGGGTGAAAGCGAAGAGATGCAAAAGCTGGATGTTCGCGCCGTTTACGCTCTTATCAATGTTGAATCTGGTTTCCATGTGAACGCGATGAGCGGCACGGGTGCTGGCGGTATCGGTCAGTTCACGCAACCCGCAATTCAAGACGTCAACACGAATGAATTAAATGACATTCGTATCGCTTTAGAGAGTAGCAAGAACCGTTTGTGCTCACGCCTTTCCATGGAGTTCCTAGATTCCATGCAACCCATTCGTCCGCAAAAATCTTACGCGTGTGATCGTATCTCTTTAAAGCGCGGAAACCCTGTGACGAACATGATTTATACTTACGCTTATCTTAAAGGTGTTAAGAAAGACATGAACTCGATGATCTTTAGCAATAGAAATTATAAATCGAAGTTCCGCCTTTCTGAATACGACATGAACAAAGTGAAAAGAGCTTTGATGGTTTGGTCTCACAACACAGGTCCTGCGGGAACTTGGACTCCGGCGAAGACTTTGTTAAATACTTACTACCGCAATCGTCAGGTGACGAACGCGGACGAGTTCATCAACCAAATGCAGCAGTACATGCAAAAGTTCCCGGCGAGCGCGAATAAGAGTTCCGCACGTCGTAAAGAAACATCGTCTTATTTCCCTGCGATTACGAAAACATTGAACGATATCGAAAAGAATGCTGGAGGTGGATCATGCGTAAATTAA